A stretch of Candidatus Sphingomonas phytovorans DNA encodes these proteins:
- the lpdA gene encoding dihydrolipoyl dehydrogenase: protein MADYDFDVLVIGSGPGGYVAAIRAAQLGLKTGCVEGRETLGGTCLNVGCIPSKAMLHASELYDEAVSGRLAKLGVKVETSLDLDTMHGQRKDAVKQLTGGIEFLFKKNKVEWLKGYAAFTGKDSVRVGDREVRAKNIIIATGSSVTPLPGVTIDQKIVVDSTGALELPAVPKHLVVIGGGVIGLELGSVWRRLGAKVTVVEFLDQILPGFDGDVRKEANKIMKKQGLEFRLSAKVTGVVVDGDTATLTLEPAAGGDATTLEADAVLVSIGRRPNTEGLGLDKAGLATNQRGQVETDHRFLTSVPGIWAIGDVIPGPMLAHKAEDEGIAVAENIAGLTGIVNHDVIPSVVYTSPEIAGVGLTEEAAKERGEVKVGKFPMVANSRAKTNHEPDGFVKVIADAKTDRVLGVWIIASVAGTMIAQAAQAMEFGGTSEDIAYTCHAHPTHSEAIKEAAMAVLGKPIHI from the coding sequence ATGGCTGACTATGATTTCGACGTCCTGGTAATCGGCTCAGGCCCGGGCGGCTATGTCGCCGCGATCCGTGCGGCGCAGCTCGGGCTGAAGACCGGCTGTGTCGAGGGCCGCGAGACGCTTGGCGGCACCTGCCTCAATGTCGGCTGCATCCCCTCCAAGGCGATGCTGCACGCGTCGGAGCTGTATGACGAGGCGGTCTCGGGCCGGCTCGCCAAGCTCGGCGTGAAGGTCGAGACCAGCCTCGATCTCGACACGATGCACGGCCAGCGCAAGGACGCGGTCAAGCAGCTCACCGGCGGCATCGAGTTCCTGTTCAAGAAGAACAAGGTCGAATGGCTCAAGGGCTATGCGGCGTTCACCGGCAAGGACAGCGTCAGGGTCGGCGACCGCGAGGTTCGCGCAAAGAACATCATCATCGCGACCGGCTCCTCGGTCACCCCGCTGCCGGGCGTGACCATCGACCAGAAAATCGTGGTGGATTCGACCGGCGCGCTTGAGCTGCCCGCGGTCCCGAAGCATCTGGTGGTGATCGGCGGCGGCGTGATCGGGCTTGAGCTCGGCTCGGTCTGGCGGCGCCTCGGTGCGAAGGTGACGGTCGTCGAGTTCCTCGACCAGATCCTGCCCGGCTTCGACGGCGATGTCCGCAAGGAAGCCAACAAGATCATGAAGAAGCAGGGGCTCGAGTTCCGCCTCTCGGCCAAGGTGACTGGCGTGGTCGTCGATGGCGACACCGCGACGCTCACTCTCGAACCCGCGGCTGGCGGTGACGCCACGACGCTCGAGGCCGATGCGGTGCTCGTGTCGATCGGCCGCCGGCCCAACACCGAAGGCCTCGGCCTCGACAAGGCGGGTCTCGCGACCAACCAGCGCGGCCAGGTCGAGACCGACCACCGCTTCCTCACCTCGGTCCCCGGCATCTGGGCGATCGGCGACGTCATTCCCGGCCCGATGCTTGCGCACAAGGCCGAGGACGAGGGCATCGCGGTGGCCGAGAACATCGCCGGCCTCACCGGCATCGTGAACCACGATGTGATCCCGAGCGTCGTCTATACCAGCCCCGAGATCGCCGGCGTCGGCCTGACCGAGGAAGCGGCGAAGGAGCGTGGCGAGGTCAAGGTCGGCAAGTTCCCGATGGTGGCCAATTCGCGCGCCAAGACCAATCATGAGCCCGACGGCTTCGTGAAGGTGATCGCCGATGCGAAGACCGACCGCGTGCTCGGCGTCTGGATCATTGCCTCGGTTGCCGGCACGATGATCGCGCAGGCGGCGCAGGCGATGGAGTTCGGCGGAACCTCCGAAGACATCGCCTATACCTGCCACGCTCACCCGACTCATTCGGAAGCGATCAAGGAAGCCGCGATGGCGGTGCTCGGCAAGCCGATCCACATCTGA
- the odhB gene encoding 2-oxoglutarate dehydrogenase complex dihydrolipoyllysine-residue succinyltransferase, producing MATEVNVPTLGESITEATLGEWLKQPGDPVAVDEPIASLETDKVSVEVPSPVAGVMGQQAVKVGDTVQVGAMIATIEAGSGASAATAQPAAAAPAPAAAAAPAPAGDGPAALSPSVRRAVLEHGVDPATVVGTGKDGRITKDDVIAAAATPAPAAAPSPEPQVAPSVAASTGRKEERVRMTRLRQTIAKRLKEAQNTAAMLTTFNDVDMTAVIEARAKYKDLFEKKHGVRLGFMGFFAKAACLALKDVPSVNASIEGDEIVYHDYVDISVAVSGPGGLVVPVVRDADQLSVAGIERTIGDFGKRAKDGTLKMEEMKGGTFTISNGGVFGSLMSTPIINPPQAAVLGLHRIEDRPVVRDGQVVVRPMMYLALSYDHRLIDGREAVTFLVALKNAIEDPTRILIDL from the coding sequence ATGGCAACCGAAGTCAATGTCCCCACCCTGGGCGAATCGATCACCGAGGCGACGCTTGGCGAATGGCTGAAGCAGCCCGGCGACCCGGTCGCCGTCGACGAGCCGATCGCCAGCCTGGAGACCGACAAGGTCTCGGTCGAGGTGCCCTCGCCCGTCGCGGGTGTGATGGGCCAGCAGGCAGTCAAGGTCGGCGACACCGTCCAGGTCGGCGCGATGATCGCGACGATCGAGGCTGGCTCGGGCGCGTCAGCGGCAACGGCGCAGCCCGCCGCGGCTGCCCCTGCTCCCGCTGCAGCTGCCGCACCCGCACCCGCTGGCGACGGCCCCGCCGCGCTGTCCCCGTCGGTTCGCCGCGCGGTGCTTGAGCACGGCGTCGATCCAGCGACGGTCGTGGGCACCGGCAAGGACGGTCGTATCACCAAGGACGATGTGATCGCCGCGGCCGCGACGCCGGCTCCGGCCGCGGCGCCGTCGCCCGAGCCGCAGGTGGCACCCTCCGTCGCCGCGTCGACCGGCCGCAAGGAAGAGCGGGTCCGCATGACGCGCCTGCGCCAGACCATAGCGAAGCGGTTGAAGGAAGCGCAGAACACCGCGGCGATGCTTACCACCTTCAACGACGTCGACATGACGGCGGTGATCGAGGCGCGCGCCAAGTACAAGGATCTGTTCGAAAAGAAGCATGGCGTCCGCCTCGGCTTCATGGGCTTCTTCGCCAAGGCCGCGTGCCTCGCGCTGAAGGACGTGCCCAGCGTCAACGCCTCGATCGAGGGCGATGAGATCGTCTATCACGACTATGTCGACATCTCGGTCGCGGTGTCGGGGCCGGGCGGCCTGGTCGTCCCCGTCGTGCGCGATGCCGACCAGCTCTCGGTCGCGGGGATCGAGCGCACGATCGGCGATTTCGGCAAGCGCGCCAAGGACGGCACGCTGAAGATGGAGGAGATGAAGGGCGGTACCTTCACCATCTCCAACGGCGGCGTGTTCGGCTCGCTGATGTCCACCCCGATCATCAACCCGCCCCAAGCGGCGGTGCTCGGCCTCCATCGCATCGAGGACCGTCCGGTCGTCCGCGACGGCCAGGTCGTGGTCCGCCCGATGATGTACCTGGCGCTCAGCTATGATCACCGCCTGATCGACGGCCGCGAGGCAGTGACCTTCCTCGTCGCACTCAAGAACGCGATCGAGGATCCGACCCGGATTTTGATCGATCTTTGA